One Banduia mediterranea DNA segment encodes these proteins:
- the bcsD gene encoding cellulose biosynthesis protein BcsD, with amino-acid sequence MSDIEQTSLLYYQSSDCSAQWGDFLKTLASELDAQMSAEENRAFFYVLGARLADRLSLPQADTLEALEQSINVQLRSIRWGWTRIRDIHSSLEIVHACAPMRQAFGDAAMSWSGGVLEGLYAGWLKQLGAGDELQLRQVGQAEGPSDALRFRLAHPSLFV; translated from the coding sequence ATGAGCGATATCGAGCAGACCAGCCTGCTGTATTACCAGTCCTCGGACTGCTCGGCGCAATGGGGCGATTTCCTGAAGACGCTGGCGTCCGAACTCGACGCTCAGATGAGCGCCGAGGAGAATCGCGCCTTTTTTTATGTGCTCGGCGCCCGCCTGGCGGATCGCCTGAGCCTGCCGCAGGCCGATACGCTTGAAGCGCTGGAACAAAGCATCAATGTTCAGCTGCGCAGCATCCGCTGGGGCTGGACCCGGATTCGGGATATTCATTCGAGTCTGGAGATCGTTCATGCCTGCGCGCCGATGCGGCAGGCGTTCGGCGATGCGGCGATGTCGTGGTCCGGTGGTGTCCTTGAAGGCCTGTATGCCGGCTGGTTGAAGCAGCTCGGCGCTGGAGATGAACTGCAGCTGCGTCAGGTCGGTCAGGCCGAAGGGCCGAGCGATGCTTTGCGTTTCCGGCTTGCACATCCCAGCCTCTTCGTCTGA
- the bcsQ gene encoding cellulose biosynthesis protein BcsQ, with amino-acid sequence MPRTRVDSARVIAVLSPKGGVGKTTVAANLAAELAQAGKQVYLVDLDSQNAARLCFRTDFCDPVGHAPGSRNGAAWSECCRGTDRGVICVPFGIVGESERACYERTVASDRHWLSKGLASLHAPDDAIFVIDTPPGGSVFLPQVLSNAGVVLSVVLADAASFATLPTMERWLSDFRDRAPARQRSFYLVNRMDDSRPLRRDVHAAMREQLGYRMLGGVIHFDGAVEEALASQLPVAAYDPQARAARDFRELAAWLMSIL; translated from the coding sequence ATGCCTCGAACGAGGGTCGATAGCGCGCGCGTGATCGCGGTGCTGTCGCCCAAAGGCGGCGTGGGCAAGACCACGGTCGCCGCGAACCTGGCGGCGGAGTTGGCGCAAGCCGGAAAGCAGGTTTATCTGGTGGATCTCGATTCGCAGAACGCGGCGCGCCTGTGCTTTCGTACCGACTTCTGTGATCCGGTGGGCCACGCCCCAGGCTCCAGAAACGGCGCGGCGTGGTCGGAATGCTGTCGCGGCACTGATCGCGGTGTGATCTGTGTTCCGTTCGGGATTGTCGGTGAGAGTGAACGCGCCTGCTACGAACGCACGGTTGCGTCCGACCGCCATTGGTTGAGCAAGGGCCTGGCCTCCCTGCATGCTCCGGACGACGCGATCTTCGTCATTGATACGCCACCGGGTGGCTCGGTGTTTCTGCCGCAGGTGCTGTCGAATGCCGGTGTGGTGCTCAGCGTGGTGCTGGCCGACGCAGCCTCGTTCGCGACCCTGCCGACGATGGAGCGCTGGCTCAGCGACTTTCGTGATCGCGCTCCGGCACGGCAGCGTTCGTTCTATCTGGTCAACCGCATGGACGATTCGCGCCCTTTGCGGCGCGACGTCCATGCCGCCATGCGCGAACAATTGGGGTATCGAATGCTTGGCGGCGTGATTCATTTTGACGGTGCCGTGGAAGAGGCGCTTGCCTCACAATTGCCTGTGGCCGCCTATGA